A region of Thermobifida halotolerans DNA encodes the following proteins:
- a CDS encoding Asp23/Gls24 family envelope stress response protein, with translation MTAAPSTGPVVPAPAPPGGQEPAGSLPPPAERGATTVSDRVVAKIAASAAREALEERFDAPPDRLGLGEPEASATVIGDSAQVTLALDLPYPVDIARAAGDLQDRINRRVTALTGLAVDETALTVRRLVLTGGPGRGRVR, from the coding sequence GTGACGGCGGCGCCTTCCACCGGACCGGTCGTCCCGGCACCGGCCCCTCCAGGTGGACAGGAACCCGCCGGAAGTCTTCCGCCGCCCGCCGAGCGGGGCGCGACCACGGTCTCCGACCGGGTGGTGGCCAAGATCGCGGCCAGCGCCGCCCGGGAGGCGCTGGAGGAGCGGTTCGACGCGCCACCGGACCGCCTCGGACTCGGCGAGCCCGAGGCGTCGGCGACCGTGATCGGCGACTCGGCCCAGGTCACGCTCGCCCTCGACCTGCCCTACCCCGTCGACATCGCCCGTGCCGCAGGCGACCTGCAGGATCGGATCAACCGACGGGTCACCGCGCTGACCGGCCTGGCCGTGGACGAGACCGCCCTCACCGTCCGGCGTCTCGTCCTCACCGGCGGCCCCGGCCGCGGACGCGTCCGCTGA
- a CDS encoding Asp23/Gls24 family envelope stress response protein, with translation MANPTATRSEQGESRKERAPQQRTGTEVPAAERGRTSVADGVVEKIVGMSAREVPGIYTLGGGTSRALGAMRERVPGGGQRSVSSGVKVEVGERQTAVDLNVVVEYGVPIMDVARDVRSSVISAVERMAGLDVVEVNIAVDDVHLPDEEEEESEGRVE, from the coding sequence ATGGCAAACCCCACCGCCACCCGCAGCGAGCAGGGCGAGAGCCGCAAGGAGCGCGCGCCGCAGCAGCGTACGGGAACCGAGGTCCCGGCCGCCGAGCGCGGCAGGACCTCCGTCGCCGACGGCGTGGTCGAGAAGATCGTGGGCATGTCCGCCCGCGAGGTGCCCGGCATCTACACCCTCGGCGGCGGCACGAGCCGCGCCCTGGGAGCCATGCGCGAGCGTGTTCCCGGCGGCGGCCAGCGCAGCGTCTCGAGCGGGGTGAAGGTCGAGGTCGGGGAGCGGCAGACGGCCGTGGACCTGAACGTCGTCGTCGAGTACGGCGTCCCCATCATGGACGTCGCCCGGGACGTGCGCAGCAGCGTGATCTCGGCCGTGGAGCGCATGGCCGGTCTGGACGTCGTCGAGGTCAACATCGCCGTGGACGACGTCCACCTGCCCGACGAGGAGGAAGAGGAGTCCGAGGGCCGCGTGGAGTAG
- a CDS encoding iron-siderophore ABC transporter substrate-binding protein, with protein MHSKLRTLTRRVGGAGTATVLALGLAACGGSDTGGGGESAASADGAFPVSIDSALGTAEITEAPERVVTLGQGSAETAIALGTVPVGIESYEWGSDDTGYLPWIHEAVTEAGEELPVQFTGGQDIDFETIIELQPDVILAPWSGITQEQYDVLSDIAPTVAYPDLPWSTDWDQQIEIVGEALGQSEEAQGLIDDIERQFEEAAATRPEYAGLTFSYIYTDGPGTLGVFMPDEQRVAMVRGLGLQVDPVVETLPETEGTDSAVIGLENADKLADSDLVFTFYSDPQTREEIEAQELYAAIPAIERGSVVASDDPSFVTASSIINPLTVPWVLDRYIPLIDEAVANLDR; from the coding sequence ATGCACTCGAAGCTCCGTACCCTGACCCGCCGCGTCGGCGGCGCGGGCACCGCCACCGTCCTGGCCCTCGGGCTGGCCGCCTGCGGCGGATCCGACACGGGCGGCGGCGGGGAGTCCGCCGCCTCCGCCGACGGCGCGTTCCCGGTCAGCATCGACAGCGCCCTGGGCACCGCGGAGATCACCGAGGCCCCCGAACGCGTCGTCACCCTGGGGCAGGGATCCGCCGAGACCGCCATCGCGCTCGGCACCGTCCCCGTCGGCATCGAAAGCTACGAGTGGGGCAGCGACGACACCGGCTACCTACCGTGGATCCACGAGGCCGTCACCGAGGCGGGAGAGGAACTGCCCGTCCAGTTCACCGGCGGCCAGGACATCGACTTCGAGACGATCATCGAACTGCAACCCGACGTCATCCTCGCCCCCTGGTCGGGCATCACCCAGGAGCAGTACGACGTCCTCAGCGACATCGCCCCCACCGTCGCCTACCCCGACCTGCCGTGGAGCACCGACTGGGACCAGCAGATCGAGATCGTCGGCGAGGCGCTGGGCCAGAGCGAGGAGGCCCAGGGGCTGATCGACGACATCGAGCGGCAGTTCGAGGAGGCCGCCGCCACCCGCCCCGAGTACGCCGGCCTCACCTTCTCCTACATCTACACCGACGGCCCCGGCACCCTCGGCGTCTTCATGCCCGACGAGCAGCGCGTGGCCATGGTGCGCGGCCTCGGACTCCAGGTCGACCCGGTCGTGGAGACCCTGCCCGAGACCGAGGGCACCGACTCGGCGGTCATCGGCCTGGAGAACGCCGACAAACTCGCCGACAGCGACCTCGTCTTCACCTTCTACTCCGACCCCCAGACCCGCGAGGAGATCGAGGCGCAGGAACTGTACGCGGCGATCCCGGCGATCGAACGCGGATCGGTGGTGGCCAGCGACGACCCCTCTTTCGTCACCGCCTCCTCCATCATCAACCCGCTCACCGTGCCGTGGGTGCTGGACCGCTACATCCCCCTCATCGACGAGGCGGTCGCCAACCTCGACCGCTGA
- a CDS encoding FecCD family ABC transporter permease, producing MTTTTAPPQTGTARTTLLLGGAAAALAGALLLSLAVGSKPTAPDQVWAALTGTADPHTTAVVESRHPRTALGVLAGAALALAGLLMQGITRNPLADPGLLGVNAGAAAAVVTATAILGPASTAATVWWALPGALAAGLVAYSVGGRESGGGTVRLVLAGAVVSAVLTAYVQAVSLNMPEVFDSYRYWVVGSLAGRGFDAAVAVLPFVAVGALLALLLAGGLNALALGEETATSLGANPVLVRSGGLVAATLLAAGATAAAGPIAFVGLAVPHVVRALVGGDFRHQVPLALLAGPALLLLADVVGRFVLRPTELMVGVVTAFVGAPFLFYAVRRMRETP from the coding sequence GTGACCACGACAACGGCGCCACCCCAGACCGGAACCGCCCGCACCACCCTGCTGCTCGGCGGCGCGGCCGCCGCCCTCGCCGGGGCGCTCCTGCTCAGCCTCGCCGTGGGCAGCAAACCCACGGCCCCCGACCAGGTGTGGGCGGCGCTCACCGGCACGGCCGACCCCCACACCACCGCCGTGGTGGAAAGCCGTCACCCCCGCACCGCGCTGGGCGTCCTCGCCGGAGCGGCCCTGGCGCTGGCCGGACTCCTCATGCAGGGCATCACCCGCAACCCGCTCGCCGACCCCGGCCTGCTCGGCGTCAACGCGGGCGCGGCGGCGGCCGTGGTCACCGCCACCGCGATCCTCGGACCGGCCTCCACCGCGGCGACGGTCTGGTGGGCACTGCCCGGCGCGCTGGCGGCCGGGCTGGTCGCCTACTCCGTGGGCGGCCGGGAGAGCGGCGGCGGAACGGTCCGCCTGGTCCTCGCCGGAGCGGTGGTCTCGGCCGTGCTCACCGCCTACGTCCAGGCGGTCTCCCTGAACATGCCCGAGGTCTTCGACAGCTACCGCTACTGGGTGGTGGGTTCCCTGGCGGGCCGCGGCTTCGACGCGGCCGTCGCGGTGCTGCCCTTCGTCGCCGTCGGCGCACTGCTGGCCCTGCTGCTCGCGGGCGGACTGAACGCGCTGGCGCTCGGCGAGGAGACCGCCACCTCCCTCGGCGCCAACCCCGTGCTCGTGCGGTCGGGCGGACTGGTCGCCGCCACCCTGCTGGCCGCGGGCGCCACCGCCGCGGCCGGACCGATCGCGTTCGTCGGCCTGGCCGTCCCGCACGTGGTGCGCGCCCTGGTCGGCGGCGACTTCCGCCACCAGGTGCCCCTCGCGCTGCTCGCGGGACCCGCCCTGCTGCTGCTCGCCGACGTCGTGGGCCGCTTCGTGCTGCGCCCCACCGAGCTGATGGTCGGCGTGGTCACCGCGTTCGTCGGCGCCCCCTTCCTGTTCTACGCGGTACGCCGGATGCGGGAGACGCCATGA